In Fusarium falciforme chromosome 9, complete sequence, the sequence TCCCGGTGGTAACTTTGTTGCTACGTACCACTGgcttgatggtgttggaCCCAAGGAGAAGCGACCTGCTAGGTGAGTTTGCACTTAATATTTGCTGTTTGGGGAGAGTATTAATGAGGTGTAGACCTGAGCTTGCTTGGATCGGCACCGAGAGCAATGAATTTGGAACCGATGAGTTTCTCAAGTGGTGTGAGGTTGTTGGCACTGAGCCTTACTTTTGCCTCAACTTTGGAACCGGTAAGCATACTCATGTCAATAAGAGATACACTTGCTAACGTGTCACAGGAACTCTCGATGAAGGTCAGTAGATGAGGCATCTCAAGCACGCACTCTAACTAACATGCTAAGCCCTCGGCTGGGTTGAGTACTGCAACTCTGACCGAAACAGCTACTACGCCAACCTCCGCCGTCAAAATGGCCGCGAAAAGCCTTACAATGTACATCCCCCAAACCTTCACTTTACCCATCACtaacaccatcaccaggtCAAGTACTGGGCCCTCGGAAACGAGATGTGGGGCCCCTGGCAAGTCGGCCAGATGACAAAGGAAGATTACGCAAAGCAGGCGTACCAAtgggccaaggccatcaagcttCTCGACCCCAGCGTTGAGCTCATCCTCTGCGGTGAGACGGGCTACAGCACTTGGGACTCGTACGTCGTCAAGGAGTGCATCAAGTTTGATCTCCACGGACTGGGAGGTAGCACGACGGCGAGCTTGATCGACATGCACAGTATTCATGTGTATACTGCTAGCTCTGATCACTACAAGAACGCTACTGGTATGTTTGATGCTGAGAGTTAGTGAGGCATGGCTGACAGGTTTAGCTCCGAGATCTGCTGAGAGGGCTATTGAGATTACGGCTGGCCTGATTGATCTCGCCCGCATTGAGAACGGTGTTCCTCCTTCAGTCCGACGACAAAAGATTTGCTTTGATGAGTGGAACGTctgggatcccgtccgcgcTCCCGGAGAAGAGGGTGCTGAAGAGAAGTAAGTAAACCCTTATTTTCACTCGCCAACAATACTAACATCTCAGGTACAACCTCTCCGACGCCCTCGCCGTCAGCGTCTGGCTCAACGTCTTCATCCGTCAATCCAAGCACATGGGCATGGCCAACATCGCCCAATCCGTCAACGTCATCTCTCCCCTCATGACGACCAAGGACGGCATCCTCAAGCAGTCAACCTGGTGGCCTCTCCTGCTCTACAGCAAGTACATGCGTGGCTCCACCATCGCCGTCAACGTTCGCTCCGGCGAGTACGCAGGCGACACCCAGCCCGCCTGGATCCGCGGAGCCATCGAGACGCCTTGGTTGGACGTCTCTGCTGCTCTTGACAAGGATGGTACTGTCAACTTGGCTGTTGTCAACATCCACGAGGAAAAGGACTTTGAGACT encodes:
- a CDS encoding Non-reducing end alpha-L-arabinofuranosidase; its protein translation is MATFTRISDDERPTITVDPTAVISKIEDNIYGGFTEHMGRCIYGGIYDPGNPLSDANGFRTDVIEAMKELNVPVVRYPGGNFVATYHWLDGVGPKEKRPARPELAWIGTESNEFGTDEFLKWCEVVGTEPYFCLNFGTGTLDEALGWVEYCNSDRNSYYANLRRQNGREKPYNVKYWALGNEMWGPWQVGQMTKEDYAKQAYQWAKAIKLLDPSVELILCGETGYSTWDSYVVKECIKFDLHGLGGSTTASLIDMHSIHVYTASSDHYKNATAPRSAERAIEITAGLIDLARIENGVPPSVRRQKICFDEWNVWDPVRAPGEEGAEEKYNLSDALAVSVWLNVFIRQSKHMGMANIAQSVNVISPLMTTKDGILKQSTWWPLLLYSKYMRGSTIAVNVRSGEYAGDTQPAWIRGAIETPWLDVSAALDKDGTVNLAVVNIHEEKDFETELKGLVSGDVEVHTVSGADVKVVNTAEKEEVGIKETKWDGQGTFTFPKHSLTLLRWKL